From one Streptomyces chromofuscus genomic stretch:
- the rpsA gene encoding 30S ribosomal protein S1, with protein MTSSTETTATTPQVAVNDIGNEEAFLAAIDETIKYFNDGDIVDGVIVKVDRDEVLLDIGYKTEGVIPSRELSIKHDVDPNEVVAVGDEIEALVLQKEDKEGRLILSKKRAQYERAWGTIEKIKEEDGIVTGTVIEVVKGGLILDIGLRGFLPASLVEMRRVRDLQPYVGKELEAKIIELDKNRNNVVLSRRAWLEQTQSEVRQTFLTTLQKGQVRSGVVSSIVNFGAFVDLGGVDGLVHVSELSWKHIDHPSEVVEVGQEVTVEVLDVDMDRERVSLSLKATQEDPWQQFARTHQIGQVVPGKVTKLVPFGAFVRVDEGIEGLVHISELAERHVEIPEQVVQVNDEIFVKVIDIDLERRRISLSLKQANESFGADPASVEFDPTLYGMAASYDDQGNYIYPEGFDPETNDWLEGYEKQREEWERQYAEAQQRFEQHQQQVIKSREADAAAAAEGGDAAGAAPAAGGGSYSSEGADTSGALASDEALAALREKLAGGQS; from the coding sequence ATGACGAGCAGCACCGAGACCACCGCCACCACCCCGCAGGTAGCGGTCAACGACATCGGTAACGAGGAAGCCTTCCTCGCAGCGATCGACGAGACGATCAAGTACTTCAACGACGGCGACATCGTCGACGGCGTCATCGTGAAGGTCGACCGGGACGAGGTCCTGCTCGACATCGGTTACAAGACCGAAGGTGTCATCCCGAGCCGCGAGCTCTCGATCAAGCACGACGTCGACCCGAACGAGGTCGTCGCCGTCGGCGACGAGATCGAGGCCCTGGTCCTCCAGAAGGAGGACAAGGAAGGCCGCCTGATCCTCTCGAAGAAGCGCGCCCAGTACGAGCGTGCCTGGGGCACCATCGAGAAGATCAAGGAAGAGGACGGCATCGTCACCGGTACCGTCATCGAGGTCGTCAAGGGTGGTCTCATCCTCGACATCGGCCTCCGTGGCTTCCTTCCGGCCTCCCTGGTCGAGATGCGCCGCGTCCGCGACCTCCAGCCGTACGTCGGCAAGGAGCTCGAGGCCAAGATCATCGAGCTGGACAAGAACCGCAACAACGTGGTCCTGTCCCGCCGTGCCTGGCTGGAGCAGACCCAGTCCGAGGTCCGCCAGACGTTCCTCACGACCCTCCAGAAGGGTCAGGTCCGTTCCGGTGTCGTCTCCTCGATCGTCAACTTCGGTGCCTTCGTGGACCTGGGTGGCGTCGACGGTCTGGTCCACGTCTCCGAGCTGTCCTGGAAGCACATCGACCACCCGTCCGAGGTCGTCGAGGTGGGCCAGGAGGTCACCGTCGAGGTCCTCGACGTCGACATGGACCGCGAGCGCGTCTCCCTGTCGCTGAAGGCGACCCAGGAAGACCCGTGGCAGCAGTTCGCCCGCACCCACCAGATCGGCCAGGTCGTGCCCGGCAAGGTCACGAAGCTGGTTCCGTTCGGTGCGTTCGTCCGCGTGGACGAGGGCATCGAGGGTCTGGTCCACATCTCCGAGCTGGCCGAGCGCCACGTGGAGATCCCGGAGCAGGTCGTCCAGGTCAACGACGAGATCTTCGTCAAGGTCATCGACATCGACCTCGAGCGCCGTCGCATCAGCCTCTCGCTGAAGCAGGCCAACGAGTCCTTCGGCGCCGACCCGGCCTCGGTCGAGTTCGACCCGACCCTGTACGGCATGGCCGCGTCGTACGACGACCAGGGCAACTACATCTACCCCGAGGGCTTCGACCCCGAGACCAACGACTGGCTCGAGGGCTACGAGAAGCAGCGCGAGGAGTGGGAGCGCCAGTACGCCGAGGCGCAGCAGCGCTTCGAGCAGCACCAGCAGCAGGTCATCAAGAGCCGCGAGGCCGACGCTGCCGCTGCCGCCGAGGGCGGCGACGCCGCGGGTGCGGCTCCGGCCGCGGGTGGCGGTTCGTACTCCTCCGAGGGCGCCGACACCTCCGGCGCGCTGGCCTCGGACGAGGCGCTGGCCGCGCTGCGCGAGAAGCTCGCCGGTGGCCAGAGCTGA
- a CDS encoding class I SAM-dependent methyltransferase: MQEPEAFEPEATRRAADVTESARANRGWWDRNADEYQIEHGTFLGDDRFVWGPEGLDEVEAELLGPPEELKGKDVLEIGAGAAQCARWLAAQGARPVALDLSHRQLQHALRIGGSFPLVCADAAALPFADASFDLACSAYGALPFVADPAMVLREVRRVLRPGGRFVFSVTHPIRWAFPDEPGPEGLSVSNSYFDRTPYVEQDDHGRAVYVEHHRTLGDRVRDIVASGFRLVDLVEPEWPAWNTSEWGGWSPLRGNLIPGTAIFVCERD; this comes from the coding sequence ATCCAAGAGCCCGAAGCGTTCGAGCCGGAAGCCACCCGACGTGCCGCGGACGTCACGGAGAGTGCCCGGGCCAACCGGGGATGGTGGGACCGCAACGCGGACGAGTACCAGATCGAACACGGCACGTTCCTCGGCGACGACCGGTTCGTGTGGGGCCCCGAGGGCCTGGACGAGGTCGAGGCGGAGCTGCTCGGCCCGCCGGAGGAGCTGAAAGGCAAGGACGTCCTGGAGATCGGCGCCGGCGCGGCCCAGTGCGCACGCTGGCTGGCCGCGCAGGGCGCGCGTCCGGTCGCCCTGGACCTCTCCCACCGCCAGCTCCAGCACGCGCTGCGCATCGGCGGATCGTTTCCCTTGGTGTGCGCCGACGCGGCCGCCCTGCCCTTCGCGGACGCCTCCTTCGACCTGGCGTGCTCGGCGTACGGGGCGCTGCCCTTCGTGGCGGACCCCGCGATGGTGCTCCGGGAGGTGCGGCGGGTCCTGCGGCCGGGCGGCCGGTTCGTGTTCTCGGTGACCCATCCGATCCGCTGGGCGTTCCCGGACGAGCCCGGCCCTGAGGGCTTGAGCGTGTCGAATTCGTACTTCGATCGCACGCCGTACGTCGAGCAGGACGACCACGGCCGGGCGGTGTACGTCGAGCACCACAGGACGCTCGGCGACCGGGTCCGGGACATCGTGGCGTCCGGCTTCCGGCTCGTGGACCTGGTGGAGCCCGAGTGGCCCGCCTGGAACACCTCCGAATGGGGCGGCTGGTCACCCCTGCGCGGGAACCTGATCCCCGGCACGGCGATCTTCGTCTGCGAGCGGGACTGA
- the hrpB gene encoding ATP-dependent helicase HrpB, giving the protein MIRYDALDALPVRTALPALREALDGHGTAVLVAPPGTGKTTLVPLALAGLLGEGPARRVVVAEPRRIAARAAARRMAWLLGERVGESVGYTVRGERVVGRHARVEVVTTGVLLQRLQRDQELSGVDAVVLDECHERHLDADTVAAFLWDVREALRPELRLVAASATTDAEGWARLLGGAPVVAAEGASYPVEVVWAPPARPVRPPHGMRVDPALLTHVASVVRRSLAERAGDVLCFLPGVGEIARVAGQLGDAGDVEVLQVHGRAPAAVQDAVLSPGTRRRVVLATSVAESSLTVPGVRVVVDSGLAREPRVDHARGLSALTTVRASQAAGRQRAGRAGREAPGAVYRCWAEAEDARLPLFPAPEIQVADLTAFALQAACWGDPEASGLALLDSPPGGAMAAARDVLRAVGAVDSGGRATERGARLARLGLHPRLGRALLDAAPWVGAERAAEVVALLSEEAPREYGDDLASALRAARRGGDAYAGRWRTEVRRLRAVVTEFSHPPTSHPRSVEVDTEAAVVAGRGRPPASGGADDAAGIVAALAFPERVAKADGGSYLMVSGTRAELGDASPLRGAPWIAVAVADRPLGRGHARVLLAAEVDEEVARLAAGAFRSEGQEVHWAGGDVVARRVERLGAVELAVRPLSDATPGLVRDALLDGLRREGFGLLRWSRDAEVLRQRLAFLRSHLGEPWPDVSDEALHARVEEWLEPELSRARRRGDLARIDAGEALARLLPWASGEAARLDELAPERITVPSGSRIRVDYADPERPVLAVKLQEMFGAQESPALAGVPVLVHLLSPAGRPAAVTADLASFWRGGYRDVRAELRGRYPRHPWPEDPAAAEPTRHTKARLRR; this is encoded by the coding sequence GTGATCCGTTACGACGCCCTGGACGCCCTTCCGGTACGCACCGCGCTGCCCGCCCTGCGCGAGGCCCTGGACGGACACGGCACGGCCGTCCTCGTGGCACCCCCGGGCACGGGCAAGACGACGCTGGTGCCGCTCGCGCTGGCGGGACTGCTCGGCGAGGGGCCGGCCCGGCGGGTGGTCGTGGCCGAGCCGCGGCGGATCGCGGCGCGGGCGGCGGCGCGCCGGATGGCGTGGCTGCTGGGCGAGCGGGTCGGCGAGAGCGTCGGCTACACGGTGCGCGGGGAGCGGGTCGTCGGGCGGCACGCGCGCGTGGAGGTCGTCACGACCGGTGTGCTGCTGCAGCGGCTCCAGCGGGACCAGGAGCTGAGCGGCGTCGACGCGGTGGTGCTCGACGAGTGCCACGAGCGGCATCTGGACGCGGACACGGTGGCGGCATTTCTGTGGGACGTACGGGAGGCGCTGCGGCCGGAGCTGCGGCTGGTGGCGGCGTCGGCGACGACCGACGCGGAGGGCTGGGCCCGGCTGCTCGGCGGGGCTCCGGTGGTCGCCGCGGAGGGCGCGTCGTACCCGGTCGAGGTGGTGTGGGCGCCGCCGGCGCGTCCCGTACGGCCGCCGCACGGCATGCGGGTCGATCCCGCGCTGCTGACCCACGTGGCGTCGGTGGTACGGCGGTCGCTGGCGGAGCGGGCGGGGGACGTGCTGTGTTTCCTGCCGGGGGTCGGGGAGATCGCGCGGGTCGCCGGACAGCTCGGGGACGCCGGGGACGTGGAGGTGCTCCAGGTGCACGGGCGGGCACCGGCGGCCGTGCAGGACGCGGTGCTGTCGCCGGGGACCCGGCGCCGGGTGGTGCTGGCGACGTCTGTGGCCGAGTCGTCGCTGACGGTGCCCGGGGTGCGGGTGGTCGTCGACTCGGGGCTGGCCCGCGAGCCGCGGGTGGACCACGCGCGCGGGCTGAGCGCGCTGACGACGGTACGGGCCTCGCAGGCGGCCGGGCGGCAGCGGGCTGGGCGGGCCGGGCGTGAGGCGCCGGGGGCCGTGTACCGGTGCTGGGCGGAGGCCGAGGACGCGCGTCTGCCGCTGTTTCCGGCGCCGGAGATCCAGGTGGCCGACCTGACGGCGTTCGCGCTGCAGGCGGCCTGCTGGGGCGATCCGGAGGCGTCCGGGCTGGCGTTGCTCGATTCCCCGCCGGGTGGGGCCATGGCGGCGGCGCGGGACGTGCTGCGGGCGGTGGGGGCGGTCGACTCCGGTGGGCGGGCGACGGAGCGGGGCGCGCGGCTGGCTCGGCTGGGGCTGCATCCCCGGCTGGGGCGGGCGTTGCTCGACGCGGCTCCGTGGGTGGGGGCCGAGAGGGCTGCCGAGGTGGTCGCCCTGCTGAGCGAGGAGGCGCCTCGGGAGTACGGGGACGATCTCGCATCGGCCCTGCGGGCCGCGCGGCGCGGCGGCGACGCCTATGCCGGGCGGTGGCGTACGGAGGTCCGGCGGCTGCGGGCCGTCGTCACGGAGTTCTCCCACCCGCCCACGAGTCACCCCCGGTCGGTGGAGGTGGACACCGAGGCCGCAGTCGTGGCCGGACGTGGCCGTCCGCCCGCCTCCGGCGGGGCCGACGACGCCGCCGGGATCGTCGCCGCGCTCGCCTTCCCCGAGCGGGTCGCCAAGGCCGACGGCGGGTCGTACCTCATGGTCTCCGGGACCCGGGCGGAGCTCGGGGACGCCTCACCGCTGCGGGGCGCGCCCTGGATCGCCGTGGCCGTGGCCGATCGCCCCCTCGGCAGGGGGCACGCGCGTGTGCTGCTGGCCGCCGAGGTGGACGAGGAGGTGGCCCGGCTCGCCGCGGGCGCCTTCCGGAGCGAGGGCCAGGAGGTGCACTGGGCCGGTGGTGACGTCGTCGCACGGCGGGTCGAGCGGCTCGGGGCCGTCGAGCTGGCGGTGCGGCCGCTGTCGGACGCCACGCCGGGCCTGGTGCGCGACGCGCTGCTGGACGGGCTGCGCCGGGAAGGGTTCGGCCTGCTGCGGTGGTCGCGGGATGCCGAGGTGCTGCGGCAGCGGCTGGCCTTTCTGCGGTCGCACCTCGGCGAGCCCTGGCCGGACGTGTCCGACGAGGCGCTGCACGCGCGCGTGGAGGAGTGGCTGGAGCCGGAGCTGAGCCGGGCGCGGCGGCGGGGCGACCTGGCGCGGATCGATGCCGGGGAGGCGCTCGCCCGTCTGCTGCCGTGGGCGTCGGGGGAGGCCGCGCGGCTCGACGAACTGGCCCCGGAGCGGATCACCGTGCCGAGTGGGTCCAGGATCCGGGTGGACTACGCGGACCCGGAACGGCCCGTCCTGGCCGTGAAGCTGCAGGAGATGTTCGGGGCGCAGGAGTCGCCGGCCCTCGCGGGCGTCCCCGTGCTGGTGCATCTGCTCTCCCCCGCCGGCCGGCCCGCCGCCGTCACTGCCGACCTCGCCTCGTTCTGGCGGGGCGGCTACAGGGACGTACGGGCGGAGCTGCGGGGCCGCTACCCCAGGCATCCGTGGCCCGAGGACCCCGCCGCCGCGGAGCCCACCCGGCACACCAAAGCGCGGCTCAGGCGGTGA
- a CDS encoding lytic transglycosylase domain-containing protein, with the protein MAAHFGRRLRKGATNTAVAAAVAAALVASQAPGVETDDAGRQSTTGAQPSADTPAGDGATGNSPYYTDLPPLESPSPAPTVGPVADPTATGDAAAGIPATVLDAYKKAAAELREAKPGCNLPWELLAAIGKVESGQAGGGNVDADGNTITPILGPALNGNGFAHISDSDNGAYDGDSTYDRAVGPMQFIPTTWAWAGRDGNGDGVKNPNNIYDAALAAGHYLCRFGWDLSVEDDLHSAILSYNHSTDYLNTVLSWLEYYRKGTHEIPDGTGALPANRSDDPDRSKPATQKPSPKPRTDPPSPKPPTPPSGGDAGSPTPQPPTAPQTPTDTVDHLEDGGTAQLTTMAGDAFAERVSTRAEGKDGKGVAKVRVRFTIVGDTDATFAGGEKVATIVTGTAGVAVAPALQAGEKTGAFTVRATVVGRSIPGVDYTATVTARAADALARTSDTVLSCTAGGEFAEQVGVRATYQGAAADGVAVTATLIKSVLDPTENDKGPYFKDANGQPVRTLSGLTTDANGLLTLPELYADGTAGTYMLRLTTEGGATLNVPLNVTAAETPSPTPSETTDASASPSASASPSA; encoded by the coding sequence ATGGCGGCGCATTTCGGCAGGAGGCTGCGCAAGGGCGCGACGAACACCGCCGTGGCCGCGGCGGTGGCGGCGGCACTGGTCGCCTCCCAGGCCCCGGGAGTCGAGACCGACGACGCCGGCAGGCAGAGCACCACCGGCGCCCAGCCCTCGGCCGACACACCTGCCGGGGACGGCGCGACCGGCAACTCGCCGTACTACACCGACCTGCCGCCGCTGGAAAGCCCCAGCCCCGCGCCCACCGTCGGCCCCGTCGCCGACCCGACCGCCACGGGCGACGCCGCCGCGGGGATACCCGCGACCGTCCTCGACGCCTACAAGAAGGCGGCGGCCGAGCTGCGCGAGGCCAAGCCCGGCTGCAATCTGCCCTGGGAGCTCCTCGCCGCCATCGGCAAGGTCGAGTCGGGCCAGGCGGGCGGCGGCAACGTCGACGCCGACGGCAACACGATCACCCCGATCCTCGGCCCCGCGCTCAATGGCAACGGCTTCGCGCACATCAGCGACAGCGACAACGGCGCGTACGACGGGGACAGCACGTACGACCGGGCCGTGGGGCCGATGCAGTTCATCCCCACCACCTGGGCGTGGGCGGGCCGCGACGGCAACGGCGACGGGGTCAAGAACCCGAACAACATCTACGACGCCGCCCTCGCCGCCGGCCACTACCTGTGCCGCTTCGGCTGGGACCTGTCCGTCGAGGACGACCTGCACAGCGCGATCCTCAGCTACAACCACTCGACGGACTACCTGAACACGGTCCTGTCCTGGCTGGAGTACTACCGCAAGGGCACGCACGAGATCCCCGACGGCACCGGCGCGCTGCCCGCCAACCGCAGCGACGACCCGGACCGGTCGAAGCCGGCGACGCAGAAGCCGTCGCCGAAGCCGCGAACCGACCCGCCCAGCCCGAAGCCGCCCACCCCGCCGTCGGGCGGCGACGCCGGCAGCCCGACGCCCCAGCCGCCGACCGCCCCGCAGACCCCCACCGACACGGTGGACCACCTGGAGGACGGCGGCACCGCGCAGCTCACCACGATGGCGGGCGACGCGTTCGCCGAGCGGGTCAGCACCCGCGCCGAGGGCAAGGACGGCAAGGGCGTCGCCAAGGTGCGCGTCCGCTTCACGATCGTGGGCGACACCGACGCGACCTTCGCCGGAGGCGAGAAGGTCGCCACAATCGTCACCGGCACCGCGGGCGTGGCCGTCGCGCCGGCGCTGCAGGCGGGCGAGAAGACCGGCGCGTTCACCGTGCGGGCCACCGTGGTCGGCCGCTCGATCCCCGGCGTCGACTACACCGCGACCGTCACCGCCCGCGCCGCCGACGCTCTCGCCCGCACCAGCGACACCGTGCTGAGCTGCACGGCGGGCGGCGAGTTCGCCGAGCAGGTCGGGGTGAGGGCGACGTACCAGGGCGCCGCGGCGGACGGGGTGGCGGTCACCGCCACCTTGATCAAGTCGGTGCTCGACCCGACCGAGAACGACAAGGGCCCGTACTTCAAGGACGCGAACGGCCAGCCGGTGCGCACCCTGTCGGGCCTGACGACGGACGCGAACGGCCTGCTCACGCTGCCTGAGCTGTACGCGGACGGCACTGCCGGCACGTACATGCTCCGCCTCACCACCGAGGGCGGCGCCACGCTCAACGTCCCGCTGAACGTGACGGCGGCCGAGACACCGTCGCCCACCCCGTCCGAGACCACCGACGCCTCGGCGAGTCCCAGCGCTTCGGCCAGCCCCAGCGCGTGA
- a CDS encoding DUF4184 family protein: MPFTLSHAAAVLPAVRPDGTGRGPLVPAVLVAGSFAPDMPYYVASVLSGAMKFGDVTHSFAGVFTVDVLIAWLLVGLWLLLREPLVALLPRGWQPRVASLLRCGAARARVRPSLVARWYVSAVLGALTHVVWDAFTHLDRWGMRLFPVLGREIAGSPLYWYLQYGGSAVAAVVIALFVAVALRRTPPAEPVGVPALPVRDRWLAFLAIGGCAAVAAAHRAARWWAYWGSSAKPWELIPTLCFGAGAGLVLGVLAYAVAVRLRRPVVVPRARRSDQVTASRQR; encoded by the coding sequence TTGCCGTTCACGCTCAGTCATGCGGCAGCCGTGCTGCCCGCCGTCCGTCCCGATGGAACCGGCCGCGGCCCGCTGGTGCCGGCCGTGCTCGTCGCGGGATCGTTCGCGCCCGACATGCCCTATTACGTGGCGAGTGTGCTGTCCGGCGCGATGAAGTTCGGCGACGTGACGCACTCCTTCGCGGGGGTCTTCACCGTCGACGTGCTCATCGCCTGGCTTCTGGTGGGGCTGTGGCTGCTGCTGCGCGAACCGCTGGTGGCCCTGCTGCCGCGCGGGTGGCAGCCACGGGTGGCCTCCCTGCTGCGCTGCGGGGCGGCACGCGCGCGCGTACGGCCCTCCCTGGTGGCGCGGTGGTACGTCTCCGCCGTGCTCGGCGCGCTCACGCACGTCGTCTGGGACGCGTTCACGCACCTCGACCGGTGGGGGATGCGGCTGTTCCCGGTGCTGGGCCGGGAGATCGCGGGCTCGCCGCTGTACTGGTACCTGCAGTACGGCGGTTCGGCGGTGGCCGCGGTCGTCATCGCCCTGTTCGTGGCGGTCGCGCTGCGGCGGACGCCGCCGGCCGAGCCGGTGGGGGTTCCCGCGTTGCCGGTGCGGGACCGGTGGCTGGCGTTCCTCGCGATCGGCGGCTGCGCGGCGGTGGCGGCGGCGCATCGGGCGGCGCGCTGGTGGGCCTACTGGGGATCCTCGGCGAAGCCCTGGGAACTGATCCCGACCCTGTGCTTCGGCGCGGGGGCGGGGCTGGTGCTGGGGGTTCTGGCGTACGCCGTGGCGGTGCGGCTGCGGCGACCGGTTGTCGTCCCCCGGGCCCGTCGTTCGGATCAGGTCACAGCGAGCCGACAGCGCTGA
- the polA gene encoding DNA polymerase I, giving the protein MAETASKKTENTPGGTRPRLMLMDGHSLAYRAFFALPAENFTTVTGQPTNAIYGFASMLANTLRDEEPTHFAVAFDVSRKTWRSEEFTEYKANRSKAPDEFKGQVELIGELLDAMHAPRFAIEGYEADDVIATLTTQAEAEGFEVLIVTGDRDSFQLVSEHTTVLYPTKGVSELTRFTPEKVLEKYGLTPAQYPDFAALRGDPSDNLPGIPGVGEKTAAKWINQFGSFAELVERVDEVKGKAGQNLRDHLEAVKLNRRLTELERQVELPGTVADLARVPYDRKAVAMVLDTLEIRNPSLRERLFGVDPGAEEAETTPVVTDGVELDGTVLGTGELAPWLAEHGTGPLGVATVDTWALGTGSVAEVALAAPEGAAAWLDPAELDEADEKAFAAWLADAGRPKVFHDAKGAMRVFAEHGWTIAGVTMDTALAAYLVKPGRRSFDLDALSLEYLHRELAPAASADGQLAFGADDGAEAEALMVQARAILDLGQAFEGRLEEVGAADLLRDMELPTSALLARMERNGIAADRSHLEAMEQTFAGAVQQAVKEAHAAAGHEFNLGSPKQLQEVLFGELALPKTKKTKTGYTTDADALAWLATQTDNELPVIMLRHREQAKLRVTVEGLIKTIATDGRIHTTFNQTVAATGRLSSTDPNLQNIPVRTDEGRAIRRGFVVGEGYESLMTADYSQIELRVMAHLSEDAGLIEAFTSGEDLHTTAASQVFAVEPTAVDAEMRRKIKAMSYGLAYGLSAFGLSQQLNIEAAEARALMDAYFERFGGVRDYLRRAVDEARATGYTATIFGRRRYLPDLNSDNRQRREAAERMALNAPIQGTAADIVKIAMLKVDDALRAADLRSRLLLQVHDEIVLEIAPGEREAAEELVRREMSHAVDLRAPLDVSVGVGPDWESAAH; this is encoded by the coding sequence GTGGCAGAGACAGCATCGAAGAAGACCGAGAACACCCCCGGCGGTACCCGTCCGCGCCTGATGCTCATGGACGGGCACTCGCTGGCCTACCGCGCGTTCTTCGCGCTGCCCGCGGAGAACTTCACGACCGTGACGGGCCAGCCGACGAACGCGATCTACGGCTTCGCGTCGATGCTGGCGAACACGCTGCGCGACGAGGAGCCCACGCACTTCGCGGTGGCCTTCGACGTCTCCCGCAAGACCTGGCGCTCCGAGGAGTTCACGGAGTACAAGGCGAACCGCTCCAAGGCTCCGGACGAGTTCAAGGGCCAGGTCGAGCTGATCGGCGAGCTGCTCGACGCGATGCACGCCCCGCGCTTCGCGATCGAGGGGTACGAGGCGGACGACGTCATCGCCACGCTCACCACGCAGGCCGAGGCCGAGGGCTTCGAGGTGCTGATCGTCACCGGCGACCGCGACTCCTTCCAGCTCGTCTCCGAGCACACGACGGTGCTCTACCCGACGAAGGGCGTCTCGGAGCTGACCCGGTTCACCCCGGAGAAGGTCCTCGAGAAGTACGGGTTGACGCCCGCGCAGTACCCCGACTTCGCGGCGCTGCGCGGCGACCCGTCGGACAACCTGCCCGGCATCCCCGGCGTCGGCGAGAAGACGGCCGCCAAGTGGATCAACCAGTTCGGTTCGTTCGCGGAGCTGGTCGAGCGCGTCGACGAGGTCAAGGGCAAGGCCGGGCAGAACCTGCGCGACCACCTGGAGGCGGTGAAGCTCAACCGCCGGCTCACCGAGCTGGAGCGGCAGGTCGAGCTGCCCGGGACGGTCGCCGACCTCGCGCGCGTGCCGTACGACCGCAAGGCCGTCGCGATGGTGCTGGACACCCTGGAGATCAGGAACCCCTCGCTGCGCGAGCGGCTGTTCGGCGTCGACCCGGGCGCCGAGGAGGCCGAGACGACGCCGGTCGTGACGGACGGCGTCGAGCTGGACGGCACGGTCCTGGGCACGGGCGAGCTGGCGCCCTGGCTCGCCGAGCACGGCACGGGCCCGCTCGGTGTGGCCACCGTCGACACCTGGGCGCTCGGCACGGGCTCGGTCGCCGAGGTCGCGCTCGCCGCTCCCGAGGGTGCGGCCGCCTGGCTTGACCCGGCCGAGCTGGACGAGGCCGACGAGAAGGCGTTCGCGGCCTGGCTGGCCGACGCCGGCCGGCCCAAGGTCTTCCACGACGCCAAGGGCGCCATGCGGGTCTTCGCCGAGCACGGCTGGACCATCGCGGGCGTCACCATGGACACGGCGCTCGCCGCCTACCTGGTCAAGCCGGGCCGCCGCTCCTTCGACCTGGACGCGCTGTCCCTGGAGTACCTGCACCGCGAGTTGGCGCCCGCCGCCTCCGCCGACGGCCAGCTCGCCTTCGGCGCGGACGACGGGGCCGAGGCCGAGGCGCTGATGGTGCAGGCCCGCGCGATCCTCGACCTGGGCCAGGCCTTCGAGGGCCGGCTGGAAGAGGTCGGCGCGGCGGACCTGCTGCGCGACATGGAGCTGCCGACGTCGGCGCTGCTGGCCCGGATGGAGCGCAACGGCATCGCGGCCGACCGCTCCCACCTGGAGGCCATGGAACAGACGTTCGCCGGTGCCGTGCAGCAGGCCGTGAAGGAGGCGCACGCGGCGGCCGGGCACGAGTTCAACCTGGGCTCGCCCAAGCAGCTCCAGGAGGTCCTCTTCGGCGAGCTGGCCCTGCCCAAGACGAAGAAGACGAAGACCGGCTACACCACGGACGCCGACGCGCTGGCCTGGCTGGCGACCCAGACCGACAACGAACTGCCGGTGATCATGCTCCGGCACCGTGAGCAGGCGAAGCTGCGCGTCACGGTCGAGGGCCTGATCAAGACGATCGCGACCGACGGCCGCATCCACACCACGTTCAACCAGACGGTCGCCGCGACCGGCCGTCTGTCGTCGACGGACCCGAACCTGCAGAACATCCCGGTGCGCACGGACGAGGGCCGGGCGATCCGCCGCGGTTTCGTCGTCGGCGAGGGCTACGAGTCGCTGATGACGGCCGACTACAGCCAGATCGAGTTGCGCGTGATGGCCCACCTGTCCGAGGACGCAGGCCTGATCGAGGCGTTCACCTCCGGCGAGGACCTGCACACCACGGCCGCCTCGCAGGTGTTCGCGGTCGAGCCCACGGCGGTGGACGCGGAGATGCGCCGCAAGATCAAGGCGATGTCGTACGGCCTGGCCTACGGGCTGTCGGCGTTCGGTCTCTCCCAGCAGCTGAACATCGAGGCGGCCGAGGCCCGTGCCCTGATGGACGCGTACTTCGAGCGCTTCGGCGGTGTACGGGACTATCTGCGCCGGGCGGTCGACGAGGCGCGGGCGACGGGATACACGGCGACGATCTTCGGCCGCCGGCGCTATCTCCCCGACCTCAACAGCGACAACCGCCAGCGTCGCGAGGCGGCCGAGCGCATGGCCCTCAACGCGCCCATCCAGGGCACGGCGGCCGACATCGTCAAGATCGCCATGCTCAAGGTGGACGACGCGCTGCGCGCGGCGGACCTCAGGTCCCGGCTGCTCCTCCAGGTCCATGACGAAATCGTCCTGGAGATCGCTCCCGGTGAGCGGGAGGCGGCGGAGGAACTGGTCCGCCGCGAGATGTCCCACGCCGTCGACCTCAGGGCGCCGCTCGACGTCTCGGTGGGCGTGGGACCCGACTGGGAGTCGGCCGCGCACTAG